One Cryobacterium psychrophilum DNA segment encodes these proteins:
- a CDS encoding DUF2975 domain-containing protein codes for MRRGISFTLTAALLAVLLVSVFTQLWLLPHAAASVVAVFPEVEPLQVPSVIWGVAAIACWQAVAGIALRVVVLVRDDRFDASADGWLRAMLGCLLAFIGLAVFAIIALNMMGYTTPGVMYGVIAGGLMALIMAVPLVLFLWTRPTSRHYSHN; via the coding sequence ATGCGACGTGGGATCTCGTTCACGCTGACCGCAGCACTTCTCGCGGTGCTGCTCGTGTCCGTGTTCACGCAGCTGTGGCTTCTCCCGCATGCAGCGGCGAGCGTGGTCGCCGTGTTCCCGGAGGTCGAACCACTCCAGGTTCCGTCCGTCATCTGGGGTGTCGCCGCCATTGCCTGCTGGCAGGCTGTTGCCGGCATCGCATTACGCGTTGTGGTACTCGTTCGCGATGACAGATTCGACGCATCCGCTGACGGATGGTTACGGGCGATGCTCGGCTGTCTGCTCGCGTTCATCGGGCTCGCTGTGTTTGCCATCATCGCGTTGAACATGATGGGGTACACGACCCCGGGCGTGATGTACGGAGTTATCGCCGGGGGACTCATGGCTCTGATCATGGCGGTCCCTCTGGTTCTATTCCTCTGGACCAGGCCCACGTCGCGCCATTATTCGCACAACTGA
- the malQ gene encoding 4-alpha-glucanotransferase, with translation MTSTESEADLLDLARDHGVDTWYWGEGGERIPVSARTLRAVLRALGVAAETVDEVRASRRERVLAPWRLMLPPVVVLREGAEQGLQVHARQGTSASVWIIAEDGSRTDLEQNDEWWDTEQIDGETISRRIFGIPGSLPLGWHSVHARSGDRAVAASLVITPQRLETPGALDGRRAWGLMAQLYSVRSSRSWGIGDFADLADLATISVAHYGADFVLVNPLHAAEPAPPVEPSPYLPTSRRFFHPLYIRVENVPEHDLLAPGQLAIVQRLAAEQHVANTDPDRLDRDPVYAAKLSALELMHAVPPSAARASEFAHFRAERGQSLEDFALWCALSEMFAPDAPEWRVEPTGPDSDFARSHRDALAARIDFHCWLQWVCDEQLAHAQRAAVAAGMGLGIVHDLPVGVHSGGADAWTLRDVLAAGVTVGAPPDVFTQQGQNWSQPPWHPQRLAATGYAAYRDMLRSVLRHAGGIRVDHVLGLFRLWWVPVGASPREGTYVHYDHEAMIGILALEAQRAGAVVIGEDLGVFEPWVRGYLTERGIYGTSILWFERTADGPLAPELYRERCLTSVNTHDLPPTAGYLAGDHVTLRESLGLLTHPVEEERAIAAAEQSTVLYLLRQRGLLAEDVDVQSTVEALYAFTALTPSALLGVALADAVGERRTQNQPGTVDEYPNWRVPLAGPDGQPVSIDDLATNPRFAALVRAIGGIR, from the coding sequence ATGACCAGCACGGAAAGCGAAGCCGACCTGCTCGACCTGGCGCGGGACCACGGAGTGGATACCTGGTACTGGGGAGAGGGCGGCGAGCGCATACCGGTGAGTGCGCGCACCCTGCGTGCTGTGCTGCGCGCCCTGGGTGTGGCCGCCGAGACCGTCGACGAGGTGCGGGCATCGCGCCGCGAACGCGTCCTGGCTCCGTGGCGGCTGATGCTGCCGCCTGTCGTCGTACTGCGCGAGGGCGCGGAACAGGGGCTGCAGGTGCATGCACGGCAGGGAACATCCGCGTCGGTCTGGATCATCGCCGAAGACGGCAGCCGCACCGACCTGGAGCAAAACGACGAATGGTGGGACACGGAGCAAATCGACGGCGAGACCATCAGCCGGCGCATCTTCGGTATTCCGGGCTCGCTTCCTCTCGGCTGGCACAGCGTGCACGCTCGAAGCGGTGACCGCGCGGTAGCCGCTTCGCTGGTGATCACGCCGCAGCGCCTGGAGACGCCGGGCGCTCTCGACGGCCGACGCGCGTGGGGACTGATGGCCCAGCTGTACTCGGTGCGCTCGTCACGATCGTGGGGCATCGGCGATTTCGCCGACCTCGCCGACCTCGCCACGATCTCGGTCGCCCACTACGGCGCGGATTTCGTGCTCGTGAACCCCCTGCACGCCGCCGAACCGGCACCACCCGTTGAACCGTCACCCTACCTCCCCACCAGCCGGCGGTTCTTTCACCCGCTCTACATTCGCGTGGAGAACGTGCCGGAGCACGACCTGCTGGCGCCCGGGCAGCTCGCCATCGTGCAGCGGCTCGCGGCCGAACAACACGTGGCCAACACCGACCCCGACCGGCTTGACCGGGATCCGGTCTACGCGGCCAAACTCAGCGCGCTCGAACTCATGCACGCCGTACCGCCGAGCGCTGCTCGGGCCAGCGAGTTTGCGCACTTCCGCGCCGAGCGCGGGCAATCTCTCGAGGATTTCGCCCTGTGGTGCGCGCTCAGTGAAATGTTTGCACCCGACGCCCCGGAGTGGCGGGTCGAACCGACCGGGCCGGACAGCGATTTCGCCCGCAGCCATCGGGATGCCCTTGCCGCCCGCATCGACTTTCACTGCTGGTTGCAATGGGTCTGCGACGAACAACTGGCGCACGCCCAGCGCGCAGCGGTCGCGGCCGGCATGGGCCTGGGCATCGTGCACGACCTCCCGGTGGGCGTGCACAGCGGAGGAGCGGATGCCTGGACGCTGCGCGACGTGCTTGCGGCCGGGGTTACCGTGGGCGCCCCGCCGGACGTGTTCACCCAGCAGGGTCAGAATTGGTCGCAGCCGCCGTGGCATCCGCAACGACTGGCCGCCACGGGCTATGCGGCCTACCGTGACATGCTCCGGAGCGTGCTGCGGCATGCCGGGGGCATTCGCGTTGACCATGTTCTCGGACTGTTCCGGCTCTGGTGGGTTCCGGTCGGTGCCAGCCCGCGGGAGGGCACCTACGTGCACTACGACCACGAGGCGATGATCGGCATCCTGGCACTCGAGGCGCAGCGGGCCGGAGCCGTTGTCATCGGTGAGGACCTCGGCGTCTTCGAGCCGTGGGTGCGCGGCTACCTCACCGAACGCGGCATCTACGGCACGTCGATTCTCTGGTTCGAGCGCACGGCGGATGGCCCGCTCGCGCCGGAGCTGTACCGGGAGCGCTGCCTCACGAGCGTCAACACCCATGACCTCCCGCCGACGGCCGGATACCTCGCCGGCGACCACGTGACCCTGCGTGAATCACTCGGCCTGCTGACGCACCCCGTGGAGGAAGAACGCGCTATCGCGGCGGCCGAGCAGAGCACCGTGCTCTATCTGCTGCGCCAGCGCGGCCTGCTGGCGGAAGATGTCGACGTTCAGTCCACCGTGGAGGCCCTGTACGCGTTCACGGCGCTCACGCCCTCGGCGTTGCTGGGCGTGGCGCTGGCCGACGCGGTCGGCGAACGACGCACGCAGAACCAGCCCGGAACCGTCGATGAGTATCCCAACTGGCGGGTGCCGCTGGCCGGACCGGACGGGCAGCCCGTATCGATCGACGACCTCGCCACGAACCCGAGGTTTGCCGCTCTCGTGCGGGCGATCGGCGGCATCCGCTGA
- a CDS encoding NUDIX hydrolase — MTHDDPRAELAALCERGLDWHTDISRALPDALLPRRAAVLVLFGVLDSELARGTGIAAVSRDLDVLLLRRASTLGSHPGQIAFPGGRLDASDAGPIAAALREAVEETGLDPDGLEPLGTLPDFSIPVSNHLVTPVPAWWTHPSEVAAVDHRETVDVFRVPVGDLLDPVNRVATVHSVGDRTFRAPAFRVDGNLIWGFTAIVLSRMFEELDWAVPWDRERIVTPES, encoded by the coding sequence ATGACTCACGATGACCCCCGCGCCGAGCTTGCAGCGCTGTGCGAGCGGGGACTCGACTGGCACACCGACATCTCGCGCGCGCTGCCGGATGCCTTGCTGCCGCGGCGGGCCGCAGTGCTCGTGCTCTTTGGAGTACTCGATTCGGAGCTGGCACGGGGAACCGGGATTGCTGCGGTGTCGCGCGATCTGGATGTGCTGTTACTGCGTCGCGCCTCGACGTTGGGAAGCCATCCGGGGCAGATCGCGTTCCCTGGTGGACGATTGGACGCCTCCGATGCTGGCCCCATCGCGGCAGCGCTGCGCGAGGCCGTCGAAGAGACCGGGCTCGACCCCGATGGGCTTGAACCGCTCGGTACCTTGCCTGACTTCTCGATTCCGGTGAGTAACCATCTCGTCACGCCGGTGCCCGCGTGGTGGACGCACCCGTCGGAGGTGGCCGCAGTCGACCACCGGGAGACCGTTGACGTGTTTCGTGTTCCCGTGGGGGATCTGCTCGACCCGGTCAACCGGGTCGCAACGGTGCACAGCGTGGGCGACCGCACCTTCCGTGCCCCGGCATTCCGTGTTGATGGCAATCTGATCTGGGGTTTCACCGCGATCGTCTTGTCGCGCATGTTCGAGGAACTCGACTGGGCCGTGCCGTGGGACCGCGAGAGAATCGTCACGCCGGAGTCATAG
- a CDS encoding DEAD/DEAH box helicase: MTPPETTTRSDADAAPATITFADLGLNDAMLKALKVVGYETPSAIQAATIPPLLEGRDVVGLAQTGTGKTAAFALPILSRLDLAQKNPQALVLAPTRELALQVCEAFEKYGSHMRGVHVLPVYGGQGYGVQLSALRRGVHIVVGTPGRIMDHLEKGTLNLSELKYLVLDEADEMLKMGFAEDVETILADTPDTKQVALFSATMPTSIRRISQKYLNNPKEITVKNKTTTSANTTQRYLVVSYGQKVDALTRILEVENFEGMIVFARTKNETETLAEKLRARGYSAMAINGDVPQVQRERTVEQLKSGKLDILVATDVAARGLDVERISHVINFDIPIDTESYVHRIGRTGRAGRSGAAISFVTPRERRLLTAIERATRQPLTQMQLPSPDDVNVTRLARFDDQITAALGESDRISKFRDIIAHYVQHHDVPEADVAAALAVVAQGETPLLLTAKDARVQRFDRDRDDRDARPPRGDRNDRNDRRDDRGTRGDRPEQGDRVERRPRNPDRALASYRIEVGKRHKVEPRQIVGALANEGGLSRDDFGHIQINPEYSLVELPADLSSETLSKLSGTRISGKLIELRADGGGGVRREDRDRSERPPRRY, translated from the coding sequence ATGACGCCTCCTGAAACAACCACCCGGAGCGATGCAGACGCTGCCCCCGCAACGATAACCTTCGCCGATCTCGGACTCAACGACGCAATGCTGAAGGCGCTCAAGGTCGTCGGGTACGAGACCCCCTCTGCGATCCAGGCCGCGACGATTCCGCCGCTGCTCGAAGGCCGTGACGTCGTGGGCCTCGCCCAGACCGGAACCGGCAAGACCGCCGCATTCGCCCTCCCGATCCTTTCCCGCCTCGACCTCGCGCAGAAGAACCCGCAGGCCCTCGTGCTGGCCCCCACCCGCGAACTTGCCCTGCAGGTCTGCGAAGCCTTCGAGAAGTACGGCTCCCACATGCGTGGCGTGCACGTGCTCCCCGTTTACGGCGGACAGGGCTATGGCGTTCAGCTCTCCGCCCTGCGTCGCGGTGTGCACATTGTCGTCGGTACTCCCGGTCGCATCATGGACCACCTCGAAAAGGGCACCCTCAACCTGAGCGAGCTCAAGTACCTCGTGCTCGACGAGGCCGACGAAATGCTCAAGATGGGCTTCGCCGAAGACGTTGAGACCATCCTCGCTGACACCCCCGACACCAAGCAGGTGGCCCTGTTCTCGGCCACCATGCCGACTTCGATTCGCCGCATCTCGCAGAAGTACCTGAACAACCCGAAAGAGATCACGGTCAAGAACAAGACCACGACCTCCGCGAACACCACGCAGCGCTACCTCGTCGTGTCGTACGGCCAGAAGGTGGACGCGCTCACCCGCATCCTCGAGGTCGAGAACTTCGAGGGCATGATTGTCTTCGCCCGCACCAAGAACGAGACCGAGACCCTCGCCGAGAAGCTGCGCGCACGCGGCTACTCCGCCATGGCCATCAACGGTGACGTTCCCCAGGTGCAGCGTGAACGCACCGTTGAGCAGCTCAAGAGCGGCAAGCTCGATATTCTCGTCGCAACGGATGTCGCCGCTCGCGGCCTTGACGTTGAGCGCATCAGCCACGTCATCAACTTCGATATTCCCATCGACACCGAGTCGTACGTGCACCGTATTGGTCGCACCGGACGCGCCGGTCGTAGCGGTGCCGCGATCAGCTTCGTCACGCCGCGCGAGCGTCGCCTGCTCACCGCGATTGAGCGGGCCACCCGCCAGCCGCTCACTCAGATGCAGCTGCCGAGCCCGGATGACGTCAACGTCACCCGCCTGGCCCGCTTCGATGATCAGATCACCGCGGCCCTCGGCGAGTCCGACCGCATCAGCAAGTTCCGCGACATCATCGCGCACTACGTGCAGCACCACGATGTGCCGGAGGCCGACGTCGCCGCCGCGCTCGCCGTGGTCGCGCAGGGTGAGACTCCCCTGCTGCTGACCGCGAAGGATGCCCGCGTGCAGCGCTTCGATCGCGACCGCGATGACCGCGACGCCCGCCCGCCCCGCGGTGATCGCAACGACCGCAACGACCGTCGTGACGACCGCGGAACGCGCGGTGACCGCCCCGAGCAGGGCGACCGCGTCGAGCGCCGTCCGCGCAACCCGGACCGCGCCCTCGCCTCGTACCGCATCGAGGTGGGCAAGCGTCACAAGGTGGAGCCGCGCCAGATCGTCGGAGCTCTCGCCAACGAGGGCGGCCTGAGCCGTGACGACTTCGGTCACATTCAGATCAACCCGGAGTACTCGCTGGTCGAGCTGCCCGCCGATCTGTCGTCGGAAACTCTCTCCAAGCTCTCCGGCACCCGCATCAGCGGCAAGCTGATCGAGCTGCGTGCCGACGGCGGCGGTGGCGTGCGCCGTGAGGACCGCGACCGCAGCGAGCGTCCCCCGCGCCGCTACTAG